The following coding sequences are from one Cervus canadensis isolate Bull #8, Minnesota chromosome 4, ASM1932006v1, whole genome shotgun sequence window:
- the SSBP4 gene encoding single-stranded DNA-binding protein 4 isoform X7: MSTCYTSVPRSQPRPFCLRSAGRRTLRWGSPRASCIPGGAPDRREACEHSSEAKAFQDYSAAAAPSPVMGSMAPNDAMASGPMAPGFFQGPPGSQPSPHNPNAPMMGPHVQPFMSPRFPGGPRPTLRMPSQPPVGLPGSQPLLPGTMEPSPRAQGHSSMGPMQRVTPPRGMAGVGPQSYGGGMRPPPNSLAGPGLPTMNMGPGVRGPWASPSGNSIPYSSSSPGSYSGPPGGGGPPGTPIMPSPGDSTNSSENMYTIMNPIGPGAGRSNFPLGPGPEGPMAAMSAMEPHHVNGSLGSGDLDGLPKSSPGAVAGLSNTPGTPRDDGEMAAAGTFLHPFPSESVSDCVDSPPAAASGRRGLAGRPRRGGRGARARP; this comes from the exons ATGAGTACCTGCTACACGTCGGTGCCCAGAAGTCAGCCCAGACCTTTCTGTCTGAG ATCCGCTGGGAGAAGAACATTACGCTGGGGGAGCCCCCGGGCTTCCTGCATTCCTGGTGGTG CGCCCGACCGCAGAGAGGCTTGTGAGCACTCGAGCGAAGCCAAGGCTTTCCAGGACTAC AGCGCTGCAGCGGCCCCCAGCCCGGTGATGGGGAGCATGGCCCCCAATGATGCAATGGCATCAGGCCCCATGGCACCCGGCTTCTTCCAG GGCCCCCCCGGCTCCCAGCCTTCCCCCCACAACCCAAATGCCCCCATGATGGGGCCTCATGTTCAG CCCTTCATGTCACCGCGGTTCCCAGGGGGCCCCCGGCCCACCCTGCGGATGCCGAGTCAG CCTCCGGTGGGCCTCCCCGgttcccagcccctcctccctggcaCCATGGAGCCCTCCCCGCGAGCTCAGG GGCATTCGAGCATGGGCCCCATGCAGAGGGTGACGCCTCCCCGGGGCATGGCTGGCGTTGGGCCCCAG AGCTACGGAGGTGGCATGCGGCCCCCACCCAACTCTCTTGCTGGCCCCGGCTTGCCCACCATGAACAT GGGCCCCGGAGTGCGCGGCCCGTGGGCCAGCCCCAGTGGCAACTCG ATCCCctactcctcctcctcccccggcAGCTACTCG GGACCCCCAGGAGGAGGTGGGCCCCCTGGAACCCCCATCATGCCTAGCCCTGGAG ACTCCACCAACTCTAGCGAGAACATGTACACCATCATGAACCCCATCGGGCCGGGCGCCGGCAGGTCTAAC TTCCCGCTTGGCCCTGGTCCGGAGGGCCCCATGGCCGCCATGAGCGCGATGGAGCCTCACCACGTGAACGGATCCCTGG GCTCGGGCGATCTGGACGGGTTGCCGAAG AGCTCCCCCGGCGCCGTGGCCGGCCTGAGCAACACCCCGGGTACCCCGCGGGACGACGGCGAGATGGCGGCCGCCGGGACCTTCCTGCACCCGTTCCCGAGCGAAAGCGTAAGCGACTGCGTCGACTCCCCCCCCGCGGCGGCGTCGGGccggaggggcctggcgggcagACCCCGGCGGGGCGGCCGGGGGGCCAGAGCAAGACCGTGA
- the SSBP4 gene encoding single-stranded DNA-binding protein 4 isoform X4, whose translation MYAKGGKGSAVPSDSQAREKLALYVYEYLLHVGAQKSAQTFLSEIRWEKNITLGEPPGFLHSWWCVFWDLYCAAPDRREACEHSSEAKAFQDYSAAAAPSPVMGSMAPNDAMASGPMAPGFFQPFMSPRFPGGPRPTLRMPSQPPVGLPGSQPLLPGTMEPSPRAQGHSSMGPMQRVTPPRGMAGVGPQSYGGGMRPPPNSLAGPGLPTMNMGPGVRGPWASPSGNSIPYSSSSPGSYSGPPGGGGPPGTPIMPSPGDSTNSSENMYTIMNPIGPGAGRSNFPLGPGPEGPMAAMSAMEPHHVNGSLGSGDLDGLPKSSPGAVAGLSNTPGTPRDDGEMAAAGTFLHPFPSESVSDCVDSPPAAASGRRGLAGRPRRGGRGARARP comes from the exons GTTGGCGTTGTACGTGTATGAGTACCTGCTACACGTCGGTGCCCAGAAGTCAGCCCAGACCTTTCTGTCTGAG ATCCGCTGGGAGAAGAACATTACGCTGGGGGAGCCCCCGGGCTTCCTGCATTCCTGGTGGTG CGTGTTCTGGGACTTGTACTGTGCAGCGCCCGACCGCAGAGAGGCTTGTGAGCACTCGAGCGAAGCCAAGGCTTTCCAGGACTAC AGCGCTGCAGCGGCCCCCAGCCCGGTGATGGGGAGCATGGCCCCCAATGATGCAATGGCATCAGGCCCCATGGCACCCGGCTTCTTCCAG CCCTTCATGTCACCGCGGTTCCCAGGGGGCCCCCGGCCCACCCTGCGGATGCCGAGTCAG CCTCCGGTGGGCCTCCCCGgttcccagcccctcctccctggcaCCATGGAGCCCTCCCCGCGAGCTCAGG GGCATTCGAGCATGGGCCCCATGCAGAGGGTGACGCCTCCCCGGGGCATGGCTGGCGTTGGGCCCCAG AGCTACGGAGGTGGCATGCGGCCCCCACCCAACTCTCTTGCTGGCCCCGGCTTGCCCACCATGAACAT GGGCCCCGGAGTGCGCGGCCCGTGGGCCAGCCCCAGTGGCAACTCG ATCCCctactcctcctcctcccccggcAGCTACTCG GGACCCCCAGGAGGAGGTGGGCCCCCTGGAACCCCCATCATGCCTAGCCCTGGAG ACTCCACCAACTCTAGCGAGAACATGTACACCATCATGAACCCCATCGGGCCGGGCGCCGGCAGGTCTAAC TTCCCGCTTGGCCCTGGTCCGGAGGGCCCCATGGCCGCCATGAGCGCGATGGAGCCTCACCACGTGAACGGATCCCTGG GCTCGGGCGATCTGGACGGGTTGCCGAAG AGCTCCCCCGGCGCCGTGGCCGGCCTGAGCAACACCCCGGGTACCCCGCGGGACGACGGCGAGATGGCGGCCGCCGGGACCTTCCTGCACCCGTTCCCGAGCGAAAGCGTAAGCGACTGCGTCGACTCCCCCCCCGCGGCGGCGTCGGGccggaggggcctggcgggcagACCCCGGCGGGGCGGCCGGGGGGCCAGAGCAAGACCGTGA
- the SSBP4 gene encoding single-stranded DNA-binding protein 4 isoform X10, translating into MSTCYTSVPRSQPRPFCLRSAGRRTLRWGSPRASCIPGGAPDRREACEHSSEAKAFQDYSAAAAPSPVMGSMAPNDAMASGPMAPGFFQPFMSPRFPGGPRPTLRMPSQPPVGLPGSQPLLPGTMEPSPRAQGHSSMGPMQRVTPPRGMAGVGPQSYGGGMRPPPNSLAGPGLPTMNMGPGVRGPWASPSGNSIPYSSSSPGSYSGPPGGGGPPGTPIMPSPGDSTNSSENMYTIMNPIGPGAGRSNFPLGPGPEGPMAAMSAMEPHHVNGSLGSGDLDGLPKSSPGAVAGLSNTPGTPRDDGEMAAAGTFLHPFPSESVSDCVDSPPAAASGRRGLAGRPRRGGRGARARP; encoded by the exons ATGAGTACCTGCTACACGTCGGTGCCCAGAAGTCAGCCCAGACCTTTCTGTCTGAG ATCCGCTGGGAGAAGAACATTACGCTGGGGGAGCCCCCGGGCTTCCTGCATTCCTGGTGGTG CGCCCGACCGCAGAGAGGCTTGTGAGCACTCGAGCGAAGCCAAGGCTTTCCAGGACTAC AGCGCTGCAGCGGCCCCCAGCCCGGTGATGGGGAGCATGGCCCCCAATGATGCAATGGCATCAGGCCCCATGGCACCCGGCTTCTTCCAG CCCTTCATGTCACCGCGGTTCCCAGGGGGCCCCCGGCCCACCCTGCGGATGCCGAGTCAG CCTCCGGTGGGCCTCCCCGgttcccagcccctcctccctggcaCCATGGAGCCCTCCCCGCGAGCTCAGG GGCATTCGAGCATGGGCCCCATGCAGAGGGTGACGCCTCCCCGGGGCATGGCTGGCGTTGGGCCCCAG AGCTACGGAGGTGGCATGCGGCCCCCACCCAACTCTCTTGCTGGCCCCGGCTTGCCCACCATGAACAT GGGCCCCGGAGTGCGCGGCCCGTGGGCCAGCCCCAGTGGCAACTCG ATCCCctactcctcctcctcccccggcAGCTACTCG GGACCCCCAGGAGGAGGTGGGCCCCCTGGAACCCCCATCATGCCTAGCCCTGGAG ACTCCACCAACTCTAGCGAGAACATGTACACCATCATGAACCCCATCGGGCCGGGCGCCGGCAGGTCTAAC TTCCCGCTTGGCCCTGGTCCGGAGGGCCCCATGGCCGCCATGAGCGCGATGGAGCCTCACCACGTGAACGGATCCCTGG GCTCGGGCGATCTGGACGGGTTGCCGAAG AGCTCCCCCGGCGCCGTGGCCGGCCTGAGCAACACCCCGGGTACCCCGCGGGACGACGGCGAGATGGCGGCCGCCGGGACCTTCCTGCACCCGTTCCCGAGCGAAAGCGTAAGCGACTGCGTCGACTCCCCCCCCGCGGCGGCGTCGGGccggaggggcctggcgggcagACCCCGGCGGGGCGGCCGGGGGGCCAGAGCAAGACCGTGA